Proteins found in one Pieris napi chromosome 11, ilPieNapi1.2, whole genome shotgun sequence genomic segment:
- the LOC125053965 gene encoding GTP-binding protein 128up: MSTILEKIAGIESEMARTQKNKATALHLGILKARLAKLRRELITPKGGASATGEGFDVAKTGDARIGFVGFPSVGKSTLLSNLAGVYSEVAAYEFTTLTTVPGCIKYKGAKIQLLDLPGIIEGAKDGKGRGRQVIAVARTCSLVFIVLDVLKPLQHKKLLEHELEGFGLRLNKQPPNIYFRKKDKGGINLNTTCPQTELDAEAVKTILSEYKIHNADITLRFDATSDDLIDVIEGNRIYVPCIYLLNKIDQISIEELDVIYKIPHCVPISAHHRWNFDDLLEKMWEYLKLIRIYTKPKGQLPDYNSPVVLHADRTSVEDFCNKLHRSIVKEFKYALVWGSSVKHQPQKVGIEHVLADEDVVQIVKKV, translated from the exons ATGAGTACcatattagaaaaaattgCTGGGATAGAGTCTGAG ATGGCTAGAACCCAGAAAAATAAAGCCACAGCTCTTCATTTAGGTATTTTAAAAGCTAGATTAGCTAAGCTTAGACGTGAATTGATCACCCCAAAAGGTGGCGCTAGTGCAACTGGAGAGG gtTTTGATGTTGCCAAAACTGGTGATGCTCGTATAGGCTTTGTGGGTTTTCCGTCAGTGGGAAAATCAACATTATTGTCCAACTTGGCTGGTGTGTATTCTGAAGTAGCAGCATATGAGTTCACCACCTTAACAACAGTTCCTggttgtattaaatataaagggGCAAAAATACAg CTTCTTGACTTGCCTGGTATTATTGAAGGTGCTAAGGATGGTAAAGGTCGTGGTCGGCAAGTAATTGCTGTTGCCCGTACATGCAGTCTCGTATTTATTGTACTAGATGTATTGAAACCACTACAACACAAAAAGCTGTTAGAACATGAGTTAGAAGGTTTTGGGCTGCGGTTAAACAAGCAACCAcctaatatatactttagaaAGAAAGATAAAGGTGGCATCAATTTGAATACTACT TGCCCTCAAACTGAGTTGGATGCGGAAGCTGTAAAGACGATACTCtctgaatataaaatacataatgcTGATATTACGCTAAGGTTCGATGCGACAAGTGATGATCTTATTGATGTTATTGAAggaaatagaatttatgtgcCCTGTATCTACTTGTTGAATAAAATTG ATCAGATCAGTATAGAGGAATTGGATGTTATCTACAAGATACCCCATTGTGTACCTATTTCCGCTCATCACAGATGGAACTTTGATGATTTATTGGAGAAAATGTGGGAATATTTGAAACTGATTAGGATATATACAAAACCAAAGGGCCAGTTGCCGGATTACAACTCACCTGTGGTGTTGCATGCTGATAGAACAAGTGTTgaagatttttgtaataagcTGCATAGGTCTATTGTGAAAGAGTTTAAATA TGCCCTGGTATGGGGTTCTTCGGTGAAGCATCAGCCGCAGAAAGTTGGTATTGAACATGTGTTAGCTGATGAAGATGTTGTCCAAATTGTGAAGAAAGTGTAA
- the LOC125053893 gene encoding centromere protein S-like, which yields MAMFQNLSATQKLQAAVHKDVRGICTEACHFLGLEITKPAIEVIAELVFKKCRVYGSDLEAFAKHAKRSTINADDVKLLVRRNPSLKSRLLSLSSNCGKDKRRKTVPVVKQDVSKGASTSGECAANVQLESKESDVEDMVVDQIDLTFD from the exons ATGGCAATGTTTCAGAATCTATCAGCAACTCAG AAGTTACAAGCGGCCGTACATAAAGACGTAAGAGGTATTTGTACTGAAGCCTGCCACTTTCTAGGCTTGGAAATCACAAAACCAGCAATCGAAGTGATCGCGGAGCTAGTTTTTAAGAAATGCCGTGTATATGGATCAGATTTAGAGGCATTCGCTAA ACACGCAAAACGTTCAACAATTAACGCCGATGACGTCAAGTTGTTAGTTCGAAGAAATCCATCTCTG AAATCACGCCTCCTCTCGCTAAGTTCCAACTGTGGAAAGGATAAACGAAGAAAAACAGTGCCAGTAGTGAAACAAGATGTATCTAAGGGTGCGTCCACATCCGGCGAATGCGCCGCGAATGTGCAGCTCGAGTCGAAGGAGTCGGACGTAGAAGATATGGTTGTCGATCAAATCGACCTCACTTTTGATTAA